The Xenorhabdus poinarii G6 nucleotide sequence ATGATCTGTCAGTAAATAATCCCAACCAATACAAAGACGATCTTGCAAAACCTCGTAGTCGTCTCAAATCGGCAGTTAACTTGATAAGTAGCAAGATTCGTCGAACAAAAACCGAGCTGTGGTTCAAAGAGAGCTTACTCAACCAACACCACATCTCACTACCAGACCTGACGGACGGCCACTATACTGCCTATGCGGTACGTAATACGAAAAACAATCTCCCCTTGCTTGGGCATGTTGAACTGAAAGTAGAAGACGGCCAGCTTAAGGTGGTAAATACAGGAATCACTGAAGGTAAACTAGACTGGCTATCGGTTGAACATCCCCCATTGGAACGATTAAAAAAAGTATTCGACAAAAGCTTTTACCTTTACGACCACGCTGCTGATGTCCTACTTACCACCTACAACAGCGTGCGCGTGCCGCGCTTGATTGGCCCAGCTCAACTTAATGTCGTCGATTTGTACGCTTATCAGGAACGAGAAAAAGAGCTGGCGGAACGTAAAGGGGATAATTTTGATGAGTACACCATTACTCGTTCGGCAAAACCGGATCAAAACGTATTGCCTTATCTGATATCACCAGGCCGTTCGAAGCACGATCCGCTGACCAAATCGCAAAAAATGAAGCATCACCATACCTACCTGCAGCCGCATGAGAATGGAATATTTGTCCTGGTTAGCGACGCTCAACCTACAAATCCTTCAATTGCGCGGCCTAAACTGGTGGAAAATCTACTGATATGGGATGCCCAGGGTAATGCCGTAGATGTATTTAACCACCCGTTAGCTGGCGTTTACCTCAATAGCTTTACCCTGGATATGCTCAAGAGTGGCGAGAGCAGTAAGAGTTCGATTTTTGCAAAGCTTGCCCGGTTGGTGCTGGAAAACTAGAGGAAAGTGGAGCGGAACGGTGACTGCCAGAACAGGTCTGAGCTAACACATAATTCATTTACCTTGCCAACACAAACAAATTATTGCGATCACGTTCGTATCGTGGATAATGCTTCACCACGTGCCGAGTTTATATCAACGAAATCAATAACTTTTATTGAATTACGGGATGGTGAATGGATAGCAACACTCAGGGATTCGTATCATACTGGCGTCACTCCTTAGCAGATGCCGAGTCTGGCAAAGGCGCATTTGAGCGCAAAGATATGGATAAATTCACCCGGTGGATGGCGATCTCCACCGGATGGCTGGCGGTATGGAGCAAGCCAAAAAGATTGTGGAAATGATCGTGCAAATTACTCGTGTTGGATTGAGTGGAGTTTAAGCTTTGTCTGTTCAGTGTTCACGGCGGTCGATGTGTTTTCTCTACGGAGATGAGCGGATTTACTTCGACTGCGTTCCCCGCCACCAGATAACCGAGCGCGTGCTCATTAAGGTACACCCGGATTGTCGGGTGGTGGTCTCCCCGACGACCAGACAGTACTGAATGCAGTGAAAAAACGTTGTCGCTGGATTTATCAGCAATTGCGTGATTTTCGCCAGCAGCTCGCTTACATCACCCCACGCAAATATATTAGTGGGGAAAGCCACTATTACCTGGGCAAACAATATCTGTTAAAGGTTTTGGAAGAGCTTACCAGTACACAGGGCGTAAAAATGCTGCGAGGCAAACTGGAAGTCATTTCGCACCATCGGGACGTTGAAAAAATCCGGCAGTTGCTGACTAACTAGTATAGAACCCGCGCTAAAGAGGTCTTTAGCAGACGATTAGATGCGATGCTTGAGCAGACGCTATGGGTAAGTGAACGTCCTCAACTGCGCTTTTTAACCATGCAGACTCAATGGGGCAGTTGTTCGCCCAATGGTCGGCTGACGCTAAATCCCTATTTAGTTAAAGCCCCGCGCGAATGTATCGATTACGTGATCCTGCATGAGCTGTGCCATATCGCCGAACATAATCACAGCGAACGCTTTTACCGGCTGATGGGGCAGGTTATGCCAGAATGGGAAATGATAAAAACGCGGCTGGATGAGATGGCGGGGGTGATATTTTCCGATTTATGATGACATTATGTAGCTAATTTATAGATGATTGTTGGTGAATTTTCTTAACAATCAATCCACCAAAAACCTTATCAGGGATGTTTCTATGACCGTACCAACCTACGATAAATTTATTGAACCAGTACTCCGCTTCCTGGCTGGTAAACCTGATGGCGTGCCGGCTCGCGATGCACACGAAGCTGCCGCTGATTTACTCAACCTTGATGATAACCAGCGAGCTGAGGTGGTTGCTAGTGGTCAGTTAGTTTATAAAAATCGGGCTGGCTGGGCACACGATCGTCTGAAGCGGGCGGGGTTATCGCAAAGCTTATCCAGAGGAAAGTGGTGCTTGACGCCAGAGGGCGTTAGCTGGGTACAAACCCACTCCCAGCCACTGACTGAAGAGGAAGTGAACCATCTGGCGTTTGATTTCATTAACGTTAAGCTAAAGCAGAAACCGGATGCTGTTGATCTTGATCCAAGACCATCGCTACCGAATCAGGAAGAGCTGGCAAAGAGCAGCCCGGATGATCGTCTTGATCAGGCGTTAAAAGAGCTACGTAATGCTGTTGCCGATGAGCTGCTGGAAAATCTGTTGCAAGTCTCCCCGGCACGTTTTGAGGTTATCGTTCTGGATGTTCTTCATCGTCTGGGCTATGGCGGACACCGGGATGATCTGCAACGCGTGGGCGGCACCGGTGATGGTGGCATCGACGGTATCATTTCGCTTGATAAACTGGGACTGGAAAAGGTTTACGTGCAGGCTAAACGCTGGCAGAACACGGTTGGCCGCCCGGAGCTTCAAGCATTTTATGGCGCGTTGGCTGGCCAAAAAGCCAAGCGTGGCGTGTTTATCACCACTTCTGGTTTTACTTCGCAGGCACGAGATTTTGCCCACTCCGTCGAAGGTATGGTTCTGGTTGATGGCGAGCGCCTGGTTCATCTGATGATTGAAAATGAAGTCGGCGTTTCCTCCCGTTTGGTTAAAATTCCCAAATTGGACATGGATTACTTTGAATAAAGAAGGCGTAATCACCTTCTCGTTTTCATTCTAGGCGGTATCCTGATTCATATGGGCGTGTTTAGCAAAAGAGGTAATTAAATGAATTTCAAAAATAAAATATTTGAAGCTGCGGAAAAAATACCGTTAATTAGATCCCATGAATGGCCTTTTGGTAAGATTGAAATAGTCTTGGCTTACAACTTTAAAAAGCGCAAGCCACAAGAGTATATCTACTTAAAGTCAAAATATCAGGACATGCTTGAGCTGGTGGGGCGAGAATCTACCAGTGAGGAAAAACGATATCTTTATAATAACTTCCATTATCTTCAGTCGGTGACGGAAAATGACCGCGTAGATATTTTTGCTCATGCCAGCGAGCATATATTGGGTGGTTACAGTCAGGAAGATCTGGCTGACGATCTGAAAAAAATGTCGCTTCACCGGGTTGGAGTGATTAAATTCTAAGCATGTTATATCGGGAGAGGAAACTGGCTAGAAAGAGCGCGAGATGTCTTTATCCGTAAAGGAATCAATTTCGCTTATATGGCAGGTCCCACCGACCGCGTGGTCTGGAATAATCCTTTTATAAAATATGTGCAGGGTGACAGGCGTCAGGCATATAAAGTGGTTAAAGGTAACATCATTAAAACGTTCCCAGGGACAAGGTACACGTTTTAATCGTTTAATTCATAGAAATTGTGTCGTGATGTGATTGTGCTTCAGACACTTTAGTGCCCTTCTTAAAAAAATCTCAGGTTAATTCTTGTTTATTCTTGGTGATATCGATGTAGCATGATAGCTCAGATTGTCCCTGAGATGACATCGATGGCAAACCGCCAATGACAAAATCAGCGTTATTGATTCATTTGTCAATCGGTAGTCAGTCGGTGTTGACGACGATATAAAACAATAGAGATTTTTATGAAATTCAAATCAAAAATAAAACCTTACCATGCTGCTGCGGGTGGTTGGGGATCACTGGAGGCAACAACGCGTTTTGTCTTTGATAGTCAACAAGTATTAAAGAATATGGTTAACCTGATGCGCATGAACAAGCCGAAAGGCTTTGATTGCCCCGGATGCGCGTGGGGGGATGACAACAAAAGTCTTTTTAGTTTTTGTGAAAACGGTGCCAAAGCAGTGACTTGGGAAGCAACTCGCCGGTATGTTAATCGGGAATTCTTCGCAACCCACAGCGTCAGCAAACTTTATCAGCAAAGTGACTATTTCCTTGAATATCAAGGACGAGTGGTTGAGCCGATGAGCTATAACCCGCA carries:
- a CDS encoding restriction endonuclease is translated as MTVPTYDKFIEPVLRFLAGKPDGVPARDAHEAAADLLNLDDNQRAEVVASGQLVYKNRAGWAHDRLKRAGLSQSLSRGKWCLTPEGVSWVQTHSQPLTEEEVNHLAFDFINVKLKQKPDAVDLDPRPSLPNQEELAKSSPDDRLDQALKELRNAVADELLENLLQVSPARFEVIVLDVLHRLGYGGHRDDLQRVGGTGDGGIDGIISLDKLGLEKVYVQAKRWQNTVGRPELQAFYGALAGQKAKRGVFITTSGFTSQARDFAHSVEGMVLVDGERLVHLMIENEVGVSSRLVKIPKLDMDYFE